A stretch of Aureispira sp. CCB-E DNA encodes these proteins:
- a CDS encoding prolipoprotein diacylglyceryl transferase, whose protein sequence is MYPNLRYAFYDLLGLDIPALALVQTYGFFLALTFLACGVALSLDLRRRERLGMLEGVEESKEVGKPLSLVDVLVNALLGFIFGFKGFYAIQYPDLFIGPDAKDYLLSMQHGSWIGGIFLAGLFALSKYREKKKELELYPTPQTIQETIMPHQRVSDIIIIAAISGIVGAKLLYMTEVDYSSWESVVRDFFSGSGLSVYGGFILAFFVVSYYIRSKKIALNQMLDACAPAMILGTGLGRLGCHFSGDGDWGDPNRYAKPYNWIPDWLWGYRYPNNVINEGIPLEDCYYPDNFGDYCHILQEPVFPTPIYELIICLIIFAILWTIRHKVTFHGIVFTVYLILTGLERFLLEMIRVNEDYSVAGFSLSQAQYIAIVLFIIGVISTVILLGKQRKMNAEG, encoded by the coding sequence ATGTATCCTAATTTAAGATATGCTTTTTATGATTTATTGGGGTTAGATATTCCTGCACTAGCATTGGTACAAACATATGGCTTTTTTCTAGCGTTAACTTTTTTAGCATGTGGCGTTGCGCTTAGTCTAGATTTGAGACGTAGAGAGCGATTGGGGATGTTAGAAGGGGTAGAGGAGTCCAAAGAAGTGGGAAAACCATTGTCTTTGGTGGATGTATTGGTCAATGCTTTATTAGGGTTTATTTTTGGATTTAAAGGGTTTTATGCCATTCAGTATCCAGATTTGTTCATAGGTCCAGATGCCAAAGACTACTTGCTCTCTATGCAACATGGTTCTTGGATAGGAGGAATTTTCTTGGCAGGGTTGTTTGCTTTGTCTAAGTATAGAGAAAAAAAGAAAGAATTGGAATTATATCCAACTCCTCAAACGATCCAAGAAACGATTATGCCACACCAACGTGTAAGCGATATTATTATTATTGCTGCTATCAGTGGAATTGTCGGTGCAAAGCTCTTATATATGACGGAGGTGGATTATAGTTCTTGGGAAAGTGTCGTTCGCGATTTTTTTAGCGGTAGTGGCTTGAGTGTTTATGGCGGTTTTATTTTAGCGTTCTTTGTCGTCTCTTATTATATTCGGAGTAAAAAAATTGCACTTAATCAAATGCTAGATGCTTGTGCACCTGCTATGATTTTGGGGACAGGCTTGGGGCGTTTGGGCTGTCATTTTTCAGGAGATGGCGACTGGGGAGATCCTAATAGATACGCCAAACCATACAATTGGATTCCTGATTGGTTGTGGGGCTATCGTTATCCTAATAACGTCATTAATGAAGGCATTCCATTGGAAGATTGTTATTATCCAGATAATTTTGGTGACTATTGCCACATCTTGCAGGAACCTGTTTTCCCAACGCCTATCTATGAGTTGATTATTTGTCTAATTATTTTTGCCATTTTATGGACAATTCGACATAAAGTAACTTTTCATGGAATTGTATTTACAGTCTACTTAATTCTAACAGGTCTAGAGCGTTTTCTTCTTGAAATGATTCGTGTTAATGAAGATTATTCTGTGGCAGGGTTTTCTCTATCACAAGCACAATACATAGCAATTGTTCTATTTATCATTGGGGTGATCTCAACCGTTATCTTGTTGGGGAAACAACGAAAAATGAATGCAGAAGGGTAA
- the uvrA gene encoding excinuclease ABC subunit UvrA: MTKKKSIHIQGARANNLQNIDIEIPYNQLIVVTGVSGSGKSSLTIDTLYAEGQRRYVESLSSYARQFLMRMKKPDVDNIKGLCPAIAIEQKVGTKNARSTVGTLTEIYDYLRILYARIGKTFSPISNQEVKKHTVSDVVDYVLSLEEGTKVMLLIPFMQREGQTLPKTLNFLLQKGYTRVLYNGKLQKIEVLIENPDSVKNPKEDLKILIDRFAATQNDEDNAKRIADSSQIALQEGQGICMIQDTNGNETIFNNKFELDGILFEEPTPQLFNFNSSFGACPSCEGYGQVMGIDEDKVVPDKTKSVFEEAIVCWRGEKVGRWRQKFLNVAHQLDFPVHTPYRDLTEEQRQLLWTGNELFDGINAFFEELESKTYKIQNRVLLARYRGKTKCPTCSGSRLRKEALHVYIDGKTIADLIHIPIEDFYAFFENINLSDTDYEIARRLIIEITTRLQFMLDVGLNYLSIDRISSTLSGGEIQRIHLTRSLGSNLTSSLYILDEPSIGLHPRDTTRLVKVLKALRDLGNTVVVVEHEEDIIANADYLVDIGPQAGVHGGKVVFAGPYENIHSEAADCLTAKYMSGRMEIPVPQHRRTSTQSITIKGARQHNLKDIDVTFPLNTFIAVSGVSGSGKTTLIKQILYPAMMHQLGEGTEKPGAHSAIEGDTKAIHRVEMVNQQPIGKSSRSNPVTYVKAYDAIRKLFSSQQAAKIKGFKPKHFSFNVEGGRCETCKGAGETIVSMQFLADVRLTCDDCNGFRFQSEVLSVRYKDKNIYDVLNLTVEEALVFFEDNEEIISKIQPLYDVGLGYIGLGQPSSTLSGGEAQRVKLASFLAKENSREKILFIFDEPTTGLHFHDIQKLLDAFNALVEIGHSIIVIEHNLDVIKSADYVIDLGRDGGVNGGQLLFQGTPEDLIKVKESYTGEYLKEKLR; this comes from the coding sequence ATGACGAAAAAAAAATCTATCCATATTCAAGGCGCTCGTGCCAACAATTTACAAAACATTGATATTGAAATTCCTTACAATCAACTTATCGTTGTTACTGGAGTTTCTGGGTCGGGCAAATCGTCTTTGACAATCGACACCCTATATGCAGAAGGGCAACGTCGATATGTAGAAAGTTTGTCCTCTTATGCGCGTCAATTTTTGATGCGAATGAAAAAACCAGATGTTGACAATATCAAAGGTCTTTGTCCTGCTATTGCCATTGAACAGAAAGTCGGCACCAAAAATGCCCGTTCAACAGTCGGCACATTAACAGAGATTTACGACTACTTACGTATTCTCTACGCTCGAATAGGCAAAACGTTTTCTCCTATATCTAATCAAGAGGTCAAAAAGCATACCGTTTCTGATGTAGTAGACTATGTTTTGTCTTTGGAGGAAGGAACAAAGGTTATGTTGCTAATCCCTTTTATGCAACGAGAAGGGCAAACCTTACCTAAAACGCTCAATTTTTTGCTACAAAAAGGCTATACTAGGGTTTTGTACAACGGAAAGCTTCAAAAAATAGAAGTTTTAATCGAAAATCCAGATAGTGTAAAAAATCCTAAAGAAGATTTAAAAATTTTAATTGATCGTTTCGCAGCCACCCAAAATGACGAAGATAACGCCAAGCGAATTGCTGATTCTTCTCAAATAGCTCTTCAAGAGGGTCAAGGTATTTGTATGATTCAAGATACCAATGGAAACGAGACTATTTTTAATAATAAATTTGAGTTGGATGGGATTCTTTTTGAAGAACCAACACCTCAATTATTTAATTTTAATAGTTCATTTGGAGCCTGTCCTTCTTGCGAGGGATATGGTCAAGTTATGGGCATAGACGAAGACAAAGTTGTTCCTGACAAAACAAAATCTGTTTTCGAAGAAGCCATTGTTTGTTGGAGAGGTGAAAAAGTCGGGCGTTGGCGTCAAAAATTCTTAAATGTCGCTCACCAACTTGATTTCCCTGTGCACACTCCTTATAGAGATTTAACGGAAGAACAACGTCAATTATTGTGGACAGGCAACGAACTTTTTGATGGTATCAATGCCTTTTTTGAAGAATTAGAATCCAAGACATATAAAATTCAAAACAGAGTTTTATTGGCTCGTTATCGAGGCAAAACAAAATGCCCTACGTGCTCTGGGTCTCGTCTTCGAAAGGAGGCATTACATGTCTATATTGACGGAAAAACCATTGCCGATTTAATTCATATTCCAATCGAAGATTTTTATGCCTTTTTTGAAAACATAAACCTTTCAGATACCGATTATGAAATTGCTCGTCGTTTAATTATAGAAATTACAACACGACTTCAATTTATGTTGGATGTTGGATTAAATTATTTGTCAATAGATCGGATCTCTTCGACATTATCTGGTGGAGAAATTCAACGCATCCATTTAACTCGCTCCTTGGGCTCTAACTTAACTAGTTCTTTGTATATTCTGGATGAGCCAAGTATTGGGTTGCACCCTAGAGATACAACTCGTCTAGTCAAGGTGCTTAAAGCACTAAGGGATTTAGGTAATACAGTAGTGGTTGTCGAACACGAAGAGGACATTATTGCCAATGCTGATTATTTGGTTGATATTGGTCCTCAAGCGGGGGTACATGGTGGCAAAGTTGTTTTTGCAGGTCCTTATGAGAATATCCATAGCGAGGCTGCCGATTGCTTAACCGCCAAATATATGAGTGGTCGGATGGAAATTCCAGTTCCTCAACATCGTCGCACATCGACACAGTCTATTACTATAAAAGGAGCTAGACAACACAATTTAAAAGACATAGATGTTACCTTTCCTCTAAATACCTTTATTGCTGTTTCAGGAGTAAGTGGAAGTGGAAAGACAACTCTTATCAAGCAAATTTTATATCCTGCTATGATGCACCAACTAGGCGAAGGAACTGAAAAGCCTGGGGCACATAGTGCTATAGAGGGAGATACAAAAGCAATCCATCGAGTAGAAATGGTCAATCAACAGCCTATAGGCAAGTCTTCTAGGTCTAATCCTGTTACTTATGTCAAAGCTTATGATGCCATTCGTAAACTATTTTCTAGCCAACAAGCTGCCAAAATAAAAGGTTTCAAGCCCAAACACTTTTCTTTTAATGTGGAAGGTGGTCGATGTGAAACTTGTAAAGGTGCAGGCGAGACAATTGTCAGCATGCAGTTTTTGGCAGATGTGCGATTGACTTGTGATGATTGCAATGGTTTCCGCTTCCAAAGTGAGGTATTGAGTGTTCGTTATAAGGATAAAAATATTTATGATGTTCTTAATCTGACGGTAGAGGAAGCGCTGGTTTTCTTTGAAGACAATGAAGAAATTATCTCAAAAATACAACCACTTTACGATGTAGGTTTGGGGTACATTGGTTTGGGACAACCTTCGAGCACCTTGAGTGGTGGAGAAGCTCAACGGGTAAAATTAGCTTCTTTCTTGGCAAAGGAGAATAGTCGTGAAAAAATCTTGTTCATCTTTGATGAACCAACTACAGGTTTGCATTTCCACGATATACAAAAACTACTCGATGCCTTTAATGCCTTGGTTGAAATTGGACACTCAATTATTGTAATTGAGCATAATTTAGATGTTATCAAATCAGCAGATTATGTTATTGATCTAGGTCGAGATGGCGGTGTTAATGGTGGACAGCTTTTATTTCAAGGCACTCCAGAGGACTTGATAAAAGTTAAAGAATCATATACGGGGGAGTACTTGAAGGAGAAGTTAAGATAA
- a CDS encoding MBL fold metallo-hydrolase gives MMLQIRRLNMDTSWQLQWGQTILLIDPWLQGSEIDGFAWFNEQWHTIPPISIDLLGVYHAIVISQPFSDHCHEETLHQLNSVPLLVNPKAKKRLVKEFGKREIETLPLWDKKEWLRFGNVDIAYLKSSKVLSAAFDAILIRNEHELIVYCPHGFELTLEQQTYLSRYQVKALIVGFSSFKLPFFLGGVVNPGKTNALELAKVLNPQTIFHTHDENKASKGIVKRIAKIKYPTVEEMKEELEAQFVFLGQAYEWYSIVS, from the coding sequence ATGATGTTACAGATACGAAGGCTAAATATGGATACTAGTTGGCAGTTGCAGTGGGGGCAAACCATTTTATTGATTGACCCTTGGTTGCAAGGATCAGAGATAGACGGTTTTGCTTGGTTTAATGAGCAGTGGCATACTATTCCGCCAATTTCTATCGACTTGTTGGGAGTTTATCATGCTATTGTGATCTCGCAACCTTTTTCAGACCATTGTCATGAAGAGACGTTGCATCAGCTAAACTCAGTGCCATTGTTGGTCAATCCCAAAGCTAAAAAGCGTTTGGTCAAAGAATTTGGAAAAAGAGAAATAGAGACCTTACCTCTTTGGGATAAAAAAGAATGGCTTAGGTTTGGCAATGTTGATATTGCATACTTAAAATCTTCCAAAGTTTTATCAGCTGCTTTTGATGCTATTTTGATTCGAAACGAGCATGAATTAATAGTTTATTGTCCGCATGGTTTTGAATTAACATTAGAGCAGCAAACGTATTTATCTCGATATCAAGTAAAGGCATTGATAGTTGGATTTTCGTCCTTTAAACTTCCTTTCTTTTTGGGTGGGGTAGTCAATCCTGGTAAAACAAATGCATTGGAGTTGGCAAAAGTTTTGAACCCTCAAACAATCTTTCATACACACGATGAAAACAAGGCATCCAAAGGTATTGTCAAAAGAATAGCGAAGATCAAATACCCAACAGTTGAAGAAATGAAAGAGGAATTAGAGGCGCAATTTGTGTTTTTGGGGCAAGCGTATGAGTGGTATTCAATCGTATCGTAA
- a CDS encoding RNA polymerase sigma factor has product MQSSKSCTDRDLIRTYIRGDERAFETLLTRHKGKIYTSIYMFVKDTDLANDIFQETFIKIIDTFRSGKYNEEGKFLQWALRISYNLCIDFFRKNKRRKTITPSEDFDIFNLINSNEDNEESKMIKNQTYAKVRQLVEALPQEQKEVILLRHYAELSFKEIAELTNVSINTALGRMRYALINIRKMIGEHQISLQ; this is encoded by the coding sequence ATGCAAAGTAGTAAGTCTTGTACCGACAGAGACCTCATCCGTACGTATATACGTGGAGATGAGAGAGCATTTGAAACATTGCTCACCCGCCACAAAGGCAAAATCTATACGTCCATTTATATGTTTGTAAAGGATACAGATTTGGCCAATGACATTTTTCAAGAAACCTTCATTAAAATTATAGATACTTTCCGATCTGGAAAATATAATGAAGAAGGAAAATTCCTACAGTGGGCACTACGCATCTCTTACAATCTATGCATTGACTTTTTTCGCAAAAACAAGCGAAGAAAAACTATTACGCCATCAGAAGATTTTGACATCTTTAATCTGATTAACAGTAATGAGGACAATGAAGAAAGTAAGATGATTAAGAATCAAACCTATGCCAAGGTGCGACAATTAGTCGAAGCGTTGCCACAAGAACAGAAAGAAGTGATTTTGCTTAGACATTATGCAGAATTAAGCTTCAAAGAAATTGCAGAACTAACCAATGTTAGTATTAATACTGCATTAGGTCGAATGCGTTATGCATTAATCAATATTCGTAAGATGATTGGTGAGCACCAAATTAGCCTACAGTAA
- a CDS encoding metallophosphoesterase, protein MKIWATSDLHVDYSENWNWFMELSEIDYQEDILIVAGDIIPDLKKTAILLESLVKKFWKVFFVPGNHDVWLGKKERMNSLEKFHQLLLLAEDLGVQTTPFVSSELSIVPIFSWYDYSFGQPSVTIKRAWVDYKACKWTKTEEELTNYFLGLNEPHLNLKSNAIISFSHFVPSKDLIPPNVPKIVKALLPVFGSSKIEKQLQQLGTDLHVYGHSHLNRSVQKNGIWYLNNAFGYPHEQHICRKVLLPIYEDGAVIKGIEQWPTAPKRTS, encoded by the coding sequence ATGAAAATTTGGGCAACATCAGATTTGCATGTAGACTATTCAGAAAACTGGAACTGGTTTATGGAATTATCGGAGATTGATTATCAAGAAGACATATTGATAGTAGCTGGAGATATTATTCCTGACCTCAAGAAAACAGCAATTCTTTTAGAGTCATTGGTAAAGAAGTTTTGGAAAGTATTTTTTGTGCCAGGGAATCATGACGTTTGGTTGGGTAAAAAGGAACGAATGAACTCCTTAGAGAAGTTTCATCAATTATTATTGTTGGCGGAAGATTTAGGTGTTCAAACGACTCCCTTTGTTAGTTCAGAATTAAGTATTGTCCCAATATTCTCATGGTATGACTATTCTTTTGGGCAACCTTCTGTAACTATTAAAAGAGCTTGGGTGGATTACAAAGCTTGCAAATGGACAAAGACAGAAGAAGAATTGACAAACTACTTTTTAGGATTAAACGAACCGCATTTGAACCTCAAAAGCAATGCAATTATCTCTTTTTCTCATTTTGTTCCTAGCAAAGATTTAATACCGCCCAATGTTCCCAAAATAGTTAAAGCATTATTACCTGTTTTTGGTTCTAGTAAAATAGAAAAACAACTGCAACAACTAGGAACAGACTTACACGTCTATGGACACAGTCACCTTAATAGAAGCGTGCAAAAAAACGGAATTTGGTATTTAAACAATGCTTTTGGGTACCCACATGAGCAACATATTTGTCGAAAAGTATTGCTACCTATTTACGAGGATGGGGCAGTCATAAAAGGTATTGAACAATGGCCTACTGCTCCTAAGCGTACAAGTTAG
- a CDS encoding CHAT domain-containing tetratricopeptide repeat protein, giving the protein MRHIFLLFLLLHSFFLLSAQDMLVFPDKYSKQLSNLPIDACVRQSYDMLHAIQDNDIANVEKLSLYGRQLLHLGRHEYAKEVFEKALEINNNAYGKEDIRYVKSLLDLANAYMLLIRYNEAAGMYEEALNTVKKTLGTKSIEYLETLNQSGFVYTRIRDWNKGISTYNTGLRAIQQQGRNNSIYHAILLNNLGICIKNTYNYNEAIEKYEAALDIAQSSPRLSVSIVANLAEAYALVGRNEDARNILTQYLPIATKTLSSKDLTFARVWTQYGVAYTALKDFDMAKEMFKKAFITNSLTFENLTDIPNQAEELMFKNDYLATCGQAGIMMYTIELYKTIYESTNDLQALQDGYKVLQAMTKYGETMMSSYISEANKLILFRLGASILFDRGTYYAYELYKHTNNPQYIEDAFFYSERGKSTLLVNALRSKENKTLLQLPDNLLQQEKAYKADLKNLQKLQIEAANIAERNVIQQDINDLNIKIEQFKKSIQEQYPEYYEHRYNIHLSTIKEIQDYLAKEDKVLIEYTLGLENPFVFVISKNSLDMLPLKYTPKDLNLQTLNLRKTLTDYRFILSDNKQANSLYSNAAQYFYHTFVQPVLADVKKGQHLIIVPDQQLGHLPFETFLTEQPKENLDFAHYPYLLKDYPISYSYSATILLGQKHQQKHRTIPKRGILAFAAEYPTITSNSFSHQRGGDIGIVREGLQPLPGAIKEVNLLQKHLWGTFHNGLTASEENFKKEASNYGIIHLAMHGVLDNKNPILSSLVFSEDSSTVEDNFLRAYEIAQLDLNADLVVLSACETGYGKFQQGEGVMSLAHSFSYAGASSILMSLWQVNDFSTSQIMKNYYINLACGVSKEKALRKAKLDYLENQDNQSALHPAFWAAFVQTGDVKPLELVSRTGKTFKQLHIMFGVGLALLVILIGFFIVRYKKRKKISN; this is encoded by the coding sequence ATGAGACATATATTTTTACTTTTCCTGCTTCTTCATAGTTTTTTCTTACTCTCAGCTCAAGATATGTTGGTATTTCCCGACAAATACTCCAAACAATTGAGCAATTTACCTATAGATGCCTGCGTACGCCAATCGTATGATATGCTCCATGCAATTCAAGATAACGATATTGCTAATGTAGAAAAATTAAGTCTTTATGGACGGCAGTTATTGCATTTAGGAAGGCATGAATATGCAAAAGAAGTTTTTGAAAAGGCATTAGAAATCAACAACAATGCCTACGGAAAAGAAGATATTCGTTATGTCAAATCGCTGTTGGACTTAGCCAATGCTTATATGCTTTTGATTCGCTATAATGAAGCAGCAGGTATGTATGAAGAAGCTCTGAATACAGTAAAAAAGACATTAGGAACTAAATCCATAGAGTACTTAGAAACCCTCAATCAAAGTGGTTTTGTGTATACTCGTATACGTGATTGGAACAAAGGAATATCAACCTACAACACAGGGCTAAGAGCCATCCAGCAACAAGGTAGAAATAACAGTATCTACCACGCTATTCTTCTCAACAATCTAGGCATCTGTATAAAAAACACCTACAACTACAACGAAGCTATAGAAAAATACGAAGCAGCTTTGGATATTGCCCAATCCTCTCCTCGTTTAAGTGTAAGTATTGTTGCCAATTTGGCAGAGGCTTATGCCTTGGTTGGGCGCAATGAGGATGCTCGAAATATACTAACCCAATACTTGCCCATTGCTACTAAAACCCTGTCTTCCAAAGACCTAACTTTTGCACGGGTTTGGACGCAATATGGCGTTGCATATACTGCTCTAAAGGATTTTGACATGGCAAAGGAAATGTTCAAAAAGGCATTTATTACCAATAGCTTGACATTTGAAAACCTAACTGACATTCCAAATCAAGCTGAAGAGCTGATGTTCAAAAATGATTACCTAGCTACTTGTGGACAAGCTGGCATCATGATGTATACCATAGAATTATACAAAACCATATATGAATCGACCAACGATTTGCAAGCGCTTCAAGATGGATACAAAGTATTGCAAGCAATGACCAAGTATGGCGAAACAATGATGAGCAGCTATATTTCTGAAGCCAACAAGCTTATTTTGTTCCGTTTAGGTGCCTCCATCTTATTTGACAGAGGAACTTATTATGCCTATGAGTTATACAAACACACAAACAATCCTCAGTATATTGAAGATGCATTTTTCTATTCAGAACGAGGCAAGTCAACCTTATTGGTTAATGCATTGCGATCTAAAGAAAATAAAACATTGCTCCAACTTCCAGACAACCTCTTGCAACAGGAAAAAGCTTATAAAGCGGATTTAAAAAATCTACAAAAATTACAAATTGAAGCCGCGAATATTGCCGAAAGAAATGTTATTCAACAAGATATTAATGATCTAAATATCAAAATTGAACAGTTTAAAAAATCTATTCAAGAACAATATCCAGAATATTATGAACACCGCTACAACATTCACTTAAGTACGATAAAAGAAATACAAGACTATTTAGCAAAGGAGGACAAGGTTTTGATTGAATACACTTTGGGTCTTGAAAATCCATTTGTTTTTGTTATTAGCAAAAATAGCTTGGATATGCTTCCTTTAAAATATACTCCCAAAGATTTGAATTTGCAGACACTTAATTTACGCAAAACACTAACTGATTATCGTTTTATCCTTTCGGACAATAAACAAGCCAATAGTTTGTATAGCAATGCTGCGCAATATTTTTATCATACTTTTGTTCAGCCTGTTTTGGCTGATGTAAAAAAAGGGCAACACTTGATCATTGTTCCAGATCAACAATTGGGGCATCTCCCTTTTGAAACTTTTTTGACTGAGCAACCTAAGGAAAATTTGGATTTTGCCCACTATCCTTATTTACTAAAAGATTATCCCATTAGTTATAGTTATTCCGCTACTATTTTATTGGGACAAAAGCATCAACAAAAACACCGTACCATTCCCAAACGGGGAATTTTAGCTTTTGCCGCAGAATATCCTACCATTACATCCAACTCTTTTAGCCATCAACGAGGAGGAGATATTGGTATTGTCCGAGAAGGGCTACAGCCTCTTCCTGGTGCCATTAAAGAAGTAAATTTACTTCAAAAACACTTATGGGGTACTTTTCATAATGGTCTAACAGCTAGTGAGGAAAATTTCAAAAAAGAGGCTTCCAACTATGGCATTATTCATTTGGCAATGCACGGCGTATTGGACAATAAAAATCCTATTTTGTCGAGTCTAGTTTTTTCTGAAGATAGCTCAACTGTAGAAGATAATTTCTTACGTGCTTATGAAATTGCACAACTAGATTTAAACGCTGATTTGGTTGTATTATCAGCCTGTGAAACGGGCTATGGAAAGTTTCAGCAAGGAGAAGGTGTCATGTCTTTAGCTCATTCTTTTTCGTATGCGGGAGCTTCTTCCATTTTGATGAGTTTGTGGCAAGTTAATGATTTTTCAACTAGCCAAATTATGAAGAACTACTATATTAATTTAGCTTGTGGTGTTTCTAAAGAGAAAGCCTTGCGAAAAGCAAAATTAGATTACCTAGAAAATCAAGACAACCAATCTGCTTTGCACCCTGCATTTTGGGCTGCGTTTGTTCAAACGGGTGATGTAAAGCCTCTTGAATTAGTTTCTCGAACTGGAAAAACATTTAAGCAGTTGCATATTATGTTTGGTGTTGGACTTGCCTTATTAGTTATTTTAATTGGATTTTTTATTGTACGTTATAAAAAGCGCAAAAAAATCTCGAACTAA
- a CDS encoding aminopeptidase: protein MSSILNKYAQLLVNYCVSLKEGERVFVQSTTLAEPLIREVYREILRAGGLPHIQMDFRDQNNIRLNESSPAQLEYVDPIYAAAMQEFDAYIYIRAPFYSRATQSTNSENAKLDAAAKLPYRQRYSERTATLELKRTLCEYPTIANAQNAGLSLEEYEHFIYNACHLFDENPQACWENVSRQQQAAVDLLNSRTQMRYLGEGIDIRFSTEGRTWINSDGKTNMPSGEVYTAPVDDSVNGTIHFAYPSMFMGEEVEGITLWVKDGWVEKWEAKKGKALLDKIFAIDEGARRFGEAAIGTNMRIQTPVKNILFDEKIGGTVHMAIGQAYIQNGGTNKSAIHWDMIADMKNGGKIYADDELIYESGQFIF, encoded by the coding sequence ATGTCGTCTATTCTAAATAAATATGCTCAATTATTAGTCAATTACTGTGTCAGTCTCAAAGAGGGGGAACGTGTCTTTGTACAGTCTACTACCCTAGCAGAACCTCTGATTCGAGAAGTTTATCGAGAAATATTACGAGCGGGTGGTTTGCCACATATTCAAATGGATTTTAGAGATCAAAATAACATTCGACTGAATGAGAGTAGTCCTGCCCAGTTGGAATATGTCGATCCTATTTATGCAGCGGCTATGCAAGAGTTTGATGCCTATATCTATATCCGTGCTCCTTTTTATAGTCGAGCCACACAGTCTACCAACTCAGAAAATGCAAAATTGGATGCTGCTGCAAAATTACCCTACCGACAACGCTACTCAGAACGGACAGCAACCTTAGAATTAAAGCGTACTTTGTGTGAATACCCAACCATTGCCAACGCTCAAAACGCAGGGCTTTCTCTTGAAGAATATGAACACTTCATATACAATGCTTGCCATCTTTTTGATGAGAATCCTCAAGCTTGTTGGGAAAACGTGAGTCGCCAACAACAGGCTGCTGTAGATTTGTTGAATAGTAGAACTCAGATGCGTTATTTAGGAGAAGGTATTGACATTCGCTTCTCGACAGAAGGGCGCACTTGGATCAATTCCGATGGAAAAACGAATATGCCATCGGGCGAAGTATACACGGCTCCTGTTGACGATTCGGTCAATGGAACCATTCACTTTGCTTATCCATCGATGTTTATGGGAGAAGAAGTCGAAGGGATTACCCTTTGGGTAAAAGATGGTTGGGTTGAAAAATGGGAAGCTAAAAAAGGAAAAGCGTTGTTAGATAAAATTTTTGCCATTGACGAAGGGGCTAGACGTTTTGGAGAGGCTGCCATTGGAACAAATATGCGTATTCAAACTCCTGTTAAGAACATCCTTTTTGATGAAAAAATTGGAGGAACAGTACACATGGCTATTGGGCAAGCCTATATTCAAAATGGAGGCACCAACAAATCTGCGATTCATTGGGATATGATTGCAGACATGAAGAATGGTGGAAAAATTTACGCAGATGATGAATTGATTTATGAGAGCGGTCAATTTATATTCTAA